The genome window AGCACATCCTGTGGCGGATGAAGATGTGGTGTATATCGTCAGTGCTTGGAAGGCTTAGTTGCCTGTGCAAGCTTCTTAAAGCCAAAAACAAAAAATCAGTATCACACTCAGTTTCATCCGTTCAAGTTCAGAACTGAAAAACATGTTTCATTGTTAAAATTGTACATAAAAAGGCCACCAGAAAAGAAAGGCAAGCCAAACCCTGTCATCGCATCATATCAAGCCAAAGTTTCCATAACCTGTATCACCAATACAAtgtgtgtatgtgtatgTCAAGTGAACCCCTAACGCCGTATTCCTGACCTCCAGCGGTTCAATAAACACCATTGGCTAGTAGACCATAGCcaacaaaagcaaaagccgTGCCCATGAAATGTGGACATGTTTTACCCGGAAAGAAGAGACGTATTGCTGACTCTCTTACAGCTGGAAACCGGCCTTGGCTGGTGCTGGCTTTGCCCCCAAGGGATTGTCGCCCTGGAGTTTCTTAGCGCTCGCTTGGGCGAACAAGGACTTAGGCTTGGCCCTGAAGAAGATGTTAGttcattgttgttgttaaaagaagaggaagagtgaCGAACTTGCTAGCGTGCTTGTTTCGTAGAGCATTGATCTTTGCGGAGCAAGGGCTCATGATGTTGTCTGAAGGCGAGACGTACTTGTTGGCACTGCTTAAAGGTTAGACTTTGACATTGAGTTGTGGCTGTTGAGTGTCACTCACGTCTCTTCCTCAGCCATCTTGGACTGGAGAACCTGGCGATGGTACTCCATGCTCTTAACGTCTTTGGTAACTGGCTGCTCAGTCATGGGAGCGTTGACGTCCTTATCGGCGAGAACTTTGGCTGACATGATGAAAGTGTTGTGAGAAGATAGTGTAGAGGCGTTCGTGTGAGAGCGTGATACTCGAGTGTAGAGAGTGTAGAAGTTGATCTGTGATAACGTTCTTTGTTTGTGTATGAAGAAAAACAGTTGGGATGGATGTTGGGTTTCTTTAATGAAAAGATAGAATGCCCTTGTATGAAATAGGTACAGTCCTTGCACAAGTAGTAGAAAATTAGCAGGCAAAGTAAACGGTGCCCCCTGTTGACGGGGCAACGGgcaattaaagaaaaatgcAAGGATTTTGGGCAGCAGGGACCCGATGACGTTGATTATTTCCGTGTCTTAGCGGGCGATAGAGGCCTGGAATGGTCGGCTACAGGGGACTCCACTGTGAGAAATGGCACGCTGAGGCCTGTGTTTTACGCTTGCTTGTCGTGAACAACGCACCATCACTGGGGTAATCGAATGGCATGACTTACATGTATGAGAAAAAGCTCTCAGGGATTAGATGTTGACTCATTAAGAAAAGAGACGTTGCATGATAGTTCTAGGACAGCCAATGAAACTCAAGGACACCGGGACCTTTGAAACTTCTCTTCAACTATACCCCGTTGTTCAAGGTATAATGGAAGTGCAATATGGCATATCACACTTGAGACTACAAGCATAATCAAATGTCACTATTGACAGAGGATTCCCCGGGGATGTGTGAATTATGCCCTTAATATTGGTGTCATGGATGAAATCAATGCCAATAATGGCCCCAAGGAGCTCTAGATTCCCTGCTACAGACACCAACGGCAAGTAGACAGACTGGTGATCCTTATCAAGAGTTCATCGTCTACGAACAGCTGAGGAATAGCTATGCCGTATTCAACAAATAGCttgttatatatatatcgagtttaataatataataattagataTTCAACTGACTTAGTTATGCGGCCGCCCTTTGGCCATTATCAAACAAACAACCAACAATACTCTACCACGCCACTCTTCGCTGTGACAACAAAACACTAAAGCTTAGCATTGTGCTTTATTCTGGCACCAGGCTGAAGCCTCTCAACACCGTATTGCTTCAACAACTCCTCAGTCTTAGCCCTCTGTCTCTTAATGGTCGCTGTCGCCTCAGCACTGCGTTTGTTCTCATTTTTACCCAGCTGCTGCAGATGCACCTCATCAGGTCCGTCGGCAAGGCGCAGTGTTCGGATACCTGCCCACATGTATGCCAGGGGTGTATCCTGGGAAACACCAGCACCTCCGTAAGCCTGAACCGCACGGTCGATGACGTTGAGAGCGGTCTGGGGAATGAGGACCTTGGCTTCTGCGATCTCCTTGAGGGCCTTCTTGGGACCTAGGTCGTCCATCTTGATGGCGGCATTGAGAACGATTAGGCGTGCGGCATCGATTTCGATACGGGACTTGGCAATCCATTCGAGGATGACACCGTGTTCGCGGAGAAGTTTACCAAATGGCTTCTTAGACTCATCGTTGACACGGAGGAGCATCCAGTCAAGAGCACGCTCAGCCTAAATAGTGTTAGATATTGGTTCACACTGAGGAATATCATGGTAAACTTACAGCGCCAATGCTGCGCATAGCATGGTGAATACGGCCAGGTCCAAGGCGACCCTGAATAATCTCGAATCCTCGC of Fusarium musae strain F31 chromosome 5, whole genome shotgun sequence contains these proteins:
- a CDS encoding hypothetical protein (EggNog:ENOG41), coding for MSAKVLADKDVNAPMTEQPVTKDVKSMEYHRQVLQSKMAEEETANKYVSPSDNIMSPCSAKINALRNKHASKAKPKSLFAQASAKKLQGDNPLGAKPAPAKAGFQL